A region from the Streptomyces sp. 3214.6 genome encodes:
- a CDS encoding ROK family protein, with protein sequence MTGRSGRAVGTGGTGGTGGAGRTGGTGRAGRTGSQASAGDLLELVRSGRATTRGALQQATGLSRATVGQRLERLFRVGWLREGAGGPVDSPLGGRPSITLEFDDAHAVVLAADLDTRHARAAVLTLTGEILAERGGTLVIEDGPDAVLGELGGWFAELLEKAGHRPDEVCGIGLAVPGPVDSETGRVVQPPIMPGWDGYDIRGRLARAFTQRTGAPAVPVLVDNDANLMAYGEQRTGYPDCSAFVLVKVSTGIGAGVVVDGSIFRGVDGGAGDIGHIRVGAEALCRCGSYGCLAAVASGGAVARRLTESGIPASSGSDVRDLLAAGHPEAAASAREAGRRVGDVLATVVTLLNPGVLMIAGDLAGTAFLTGVRELLYQRALPRSTARLDVVTSRLGERAGLVGGGALVVEHLYAPERVEERLLALGV encoded by the coding sequence ATGACCGGGCGTTCGGGACGAGCCGTCGGAACCGGCGGGACCGGCGGGACCGGCGGGGCGGGCAGGACCGGCGGGACCGGTAGGGCGGGCAGGACCGGCAGCCAGGCCAGCGCCGGAGACCTGCTCGAACTGGTGCGCAGCGGGCGGGCGACGACCCGCGGCGCCCTCCAGCAGGCCACCGGCCTCTCGCGCGCGACCGTGGGCCAACGCCTGGAGCGTCTCTTCCGCGTGGGCTGGCTGCGCGAGGGCGCCGGCGGCCCGGTCGACTCCCCGCTCGGTGGCCGCCCCTCGATCACCCTGGAGTTCGACGACGCCCACGCGGTCGTCCTGGCCGCCGACCTGGACACCCGGCACGCCCGGGCGGCCGTGCTGACCCTGACCGGCGAGATCCTGGCCGAGCGCGGCGGCACCCTGGTCATCGAGGACGGTCCGGACGCCGTCCTCGGCGAACTCGGCGGCTGGTTCGCCGAGCTGCTGGAGAAGGCGGGCCACCGGCCGGACGAGGTCTGCGGCATCGGACTCGCCGTCCCCGGCCCGGTCGACAGCGAGACCGGCCGGGTCGTCCAACCGCCGATCATGCCCGGCTGGGACGGCTACGACATACGGGGCCGCCTCGCGCGAGCGTTCACACAGCGCACCGGGGCGCCGGCGGTCCCGGTGCTCGTCGACAACGACGCCAACCTCATGGCGTACGGCGAACAGCGCACCGGGTACCCGGACTGCTCGGCGTTCGTGCTGGTCAAGGTGTCCACGGGCATCGGCGCCGGGGTCGTGGTCGACGGCTCGATCTTCCGTGGCGTGGACGGCGGCGCCGGCGACATCGGGCACATCCGGGTGGGCGCGGAGGCGCTGTGCCGCTGTGGCTCCTACGGCTGTCTCGCCGCCGTCGCCAGCGGTGGCGCCGTGGCGCGGCGGCTCACGGAGTCGGGCATACCGGCGTCCTCGGGCTCGGATGTGCGCGACCTGCTCGCCGCCGGGCACCCCGAGGCCGCGGCGAGCGCCCGTGAGGCGGGGCGCCGCGTCGGGGACGTCCTGGCGACGGTCGTGACGCTGCTCAACCCCGGGGTCCTGATGATCGCCGGGGATCTGGCCGGAACCGCCTTCCTCACGGGCGTGCGCGAGCTGCTCTACCAGCGGGCGCTGCCCCGCTCCACGGCCCGTCTGGACGTCGTGACCTCGCGGCTGGGGGAGCGGGCGGGCCTGGTGGGAGGGGGTGCGCTGGTCGTGGAGCACCTGTACGCGCCGGAGCGGGTGGAGGAGCGGTTGCTGGCGCTGGGGGTGTGA
- the ppdK gene encoding pyruvate, phosphate dikinase: MSENKDLPVTEQAASVEGVKFVYDFTEGNKDLKDLLGGKGANLAEMTNLGLPVPPGFTITTQACKVYLDSGEEPAALRDEVSAHLAALEERMGKKLGQADNPLLVSVRSGAKFSMPGMMDTVLNIGLSDKSVQGLAKQAGDDRFAWDSYRRLIQMFGKTVLGVDGELFEDALEAAKTAKKVAVDTELEAADLKKLVTRFKKIVKTEAGRDFPQDPREQMDLAIKAVFDSWNGDRAKLYRRQERIPGDLGTAVNVCSMVFGNLGPDSGTGVAFTRDPASGHQGVYGDYLQNAQGEDVVAGIRNTVPLAELEHIDKKSYDQLMQIMETLENHYKDLCDIEFTIERGQLWMLQTRVGKRTAGAAFRIATQLVDQGLIDETEALQRVNGAQLAQLMFPRFDEDAKVEKVGRGIAASPGAAVGKAVFDSYTAVKWSRSGEKVILVRRETNPDDLDGMIAAEGILTSRGGKTSHAAVVARGMGKTCVCGAEELEVDTKRRRMTVPGGHVVEEGDVISIDGSSGKVYLGEVPVVPSPVVEYFEGRMHAGADDADELVEAVHRIMAFADRKRRLRVRANADNAEDALRARRFGAQGIGLCRTEHMFLGDRRELVERLILADTEEEREESLKQLLPLQKKDFVELFEAMDGLPVTVRLLDPPLHEFLPDITELSVRVALAESRQESHENDLRLLQAVHRLHEQNPMLGLRGVRLGLVIPGLFTMQVRAIAEAAAERKNAKGDPRAEIMIPLVGTVQELEIVREEADQVVAEVEAATGVALKLAIGTMIELPRAALTAGQIAEAAEFFSFGTNDLTQTVWGFSRDDVEASFFTAYLEKGIFGVSPFETIDKDGVGSLVKAAAEAGRATRPDLKLGVCGEHGGDPESVHFFHEVGLDYVSCSPFRIPVARLEAGRAATQSTGSDHR, encoded by the coding sequence GTGTCGGAAAACAAAGATCTCCCGGTAACCGAGCAGGCCGCGAGCGTTGAGGGCGTGAAGTTCGTTTACGACTTCACCGAAGGCAACAAGGACCTCAAGGACCTCCTCGGCGGCAAGGGCGCCAACCTCGCCGAGATGACCAACCTGGGCCTTCCCGTCCCTCCGGGCTTCACCATCACCACCCAGGCCTGCAAGGTCTACCTCGACAGCGGCGAGGAGCCCGCGGCACTGCGTGACGAGGTGAGTGCGCACCTCGCCGCCCTGGAAGAGCGGATGGGCAAGAAGCTCGGCCAGGCCGACAACCCCCTCCTCGTCTCCGTCCGCTCGGGCGCGAAGTTCTCCATGCCCGGCATGATGGACACCGTCCTGAACATCGGACTCTCCGACAAGTCCGTCCAGGGCCTGGCCAAGCAGGCCGGCGATGACCGCTTCGCGTGGGACTCCTACCGCCGGCTGATCCAGATGTTCGGCAAGACCGTCCTCGGCGTCGACGGCGAGCTCTTCGAGGACGCGCTGGAGGCCGCGAAGACCGCGAAGAAGGTCGCCGTCGACACCGAGCTGGAGGCGGCGGACCTGAAGAAGCTGGTCACCCGCTTCAAGAAGATCGTCAAGACCGAGGCCGGCCGCGACTTCCCGCAGGACCCGCGCGAGCAGATGGACCTCGCCATCAAGGCGGTCTTCGACTCCTGGAACGGCGACCGCGCCAAGCTGTACCGCCGCCAGGAGCGCATCCCCGGCGACCTCGGCACCGCCGTCAACGTCTGCTCGATGGTCTTCGGCAACCTCGGCCCCGACTCCGGCACGGGCGTCGCCTTCACCCGCGACCCGGCCTCCGGCCACCAGGGCGTCTACGGCGACTACCTCCAGAACGCCCAGGGCGAGGACGTGGTCGCGGGCATCCGCAACACCGTCCCGCTCGCCGAACTGGAGCACATCGACAAGAAGTCGTACGACCAGCTGATGCAGATCATGGAGACGCTGGAGAACCACTACAAGGACCTCTGCGACATCGAGTTCACCATCGAACGCGGTCAGCTGTGGATGCTCCAGACGCGCGTTGGCAAGCGCACGGCGGGCGCGGCCTTCCGCATCGCGACCCAGCTCGTCGACCAGGGCCTCATCGACGAGACGGAAGCCCTCCAGCGCGTCAACGGCGCCCAGCTCGCCCAGCTGATGTTCCCCCGCTTCGACGAGGACGCGAAGGTGGAGAAGGTCGGCCGGGGCATCGCGGCCTCCCCGGGCGCGGCCGTCGGCAAGGCCGTGTTCGACTCGTACACCGCCGTCAAGTGGTCGCGCTCGGGCGAGAAGGTCATCCTCGTCCGCCGCGAGACCAACCCCGACGACCTCGACGGCATGATCGCCGCCGAGGGCATCCTGACCAGCCGCGGCGGCAAGACCTCGCATGCCGCAGTGGTGGCCCGGGGCATGGGCAAGACCTGCGTCTGCGGCGCGGAGGAGCTCGAGGTCGACACCAAGCGCCGCCGGATGACGGTGCCGGGCGGCCACGTGGTGGAAGAGGGCGACGTCATCTCCATCGACGGGTCGAGCGGCAAGGTCTACCTGGGCGAGGTCCCGGTCGTCCCGTCCCCCGTCGTGGAGTACTTCGAAGGCCGGATGCACGCGGGCGCCGACGACGCCGACGAGCTCGTCGAGGCCGTCCACCGCATCATGGCCTTCGCCGACCGCAAGCGACGGCTGCGGGTGCGTGCGAACGCCGACAACGCCGAGGACGCGCTGCGCGCCCGGCGCTTCGGCGCCCAGGGCATCGGCCTGTGCCGCACGGAGCACATGTTCCTCGGCGACCGGCGTGAGCTGGTGGAACGCCTGATCCTGGCGGACACGGAGGAGGAGCGCGAGGAGTCCCTGAAGCAGCTCCTGCCGCTCCAGAAGAAGGACTTCGTCGAACTCTTCGAGGCGATGGACGGCCTCCCGGTGACGGTCCGCCTCCTGGACCCGCCGCTGCACGAGTTCCTGCCCGACATCACCGAGCTGTCGGTGCGGGTGGCGCTGGCGGAGTCCCGCCAGGAGTCCCACGAGAACGACCTGCGCCTGCTCCAGGCGGTCCACCGCCTGCACGAGCAGAACCCGATGCTGGGCCTGCGCGGCGTACGCCTCGGCCTCGTCATCCCCGGCCTGTTCACGATGCAGGTCCGGGCCATCGCGGAGGCGGCGGCGGAGCGCAAGAACGCCAAGGGCGACCCGCGCGCCGAGATCATGATCCCGCTGGTCGGCACCGTCCAGGAGCTGGAGATCGTCCGCGAGGAGGCCGACCAGGTCGTCGCGGAGGTCGAGGCGGCGACCGGCGTCGCCCTGAAGCTGGCGATCGGCACGATGATCGAACTCCCCCGGGCGGCCCTCACCGCCGGCCAGATCGCGGAGGCGGCCGAGTTCTTCTCCTTCGGCACGAACGACCTCACCCAGACGGTCTGGGGCTTCAGCCGGGACGACGTGGAGGCTTCCTTCTTCACGGCGTACCTGGAGAAGGGCATCTTCGGCGTCAGCCCCTTCGAGACCATCGACAAGGACGGCGTCGGCTCGCTCGTCAAGGCCGCGGCCGAGGCGGGCCGGGCGACCCGCCCCGACCTGAAACTCGGCGTCTGCGGCGAACACGGCGGCGACCCGGAGTCCGTCCACTTCTTCCACGAGGTAGGCCTGGACTACGTCTCCTGCTCCCCGTTCCGCATCCCGGTGGCCCGCCTGGAAGCGGGCCGGGCGGCCACGCAGTCGACGGGCAGCGACCACCGCTGA
- a CDS encoding ABC transporter ATP-binding protein, translating into MNTSEVLSAKGVDLFYGETQAVRKAEIALRRGEVAAITGQSGSGKSSLLYCLAGVLPVACGEVCFEGRLLGTFDDEELSALRRERFGFVFQYGELLPELTVEENTALPLRLAGQRKAEALAAAREVLGRLGVAELRERRPSQVSGGQSQRVAVARALVHRPAVVFADEPTGSLDSSNATTVLDEFLTLARAQGTAVVLVTHDTQVAARADNRYTMCDGLLTAEVREAS; encoded by the coding sequence ATCAACACGTCAGAAGTCCTTTCCGCCAAGGGCGTTGACCTCTTCTACGGGGAGACGCAGGCCGTCAGGAAAGCGGAGATCGCCCTGCGCAGGGGAGAGGTCGCGGCGATCACAGGCCAGAGCGGATCGGGTAAATCATCGCTGTTGTATTGCCTGGCAGGAGTGCTGCCAGTTGCCTGCGGCGAAGTCTGTTTCGAAGGGCGCCTCCTCGGGACTTTCGACGACGAGGAGCTCAGCGCGCTTCGTCGTGAACGGTTCGGCTTCGTCTTTCAATACGGCGAGCTCCTGCCTGAGCTGACGGTGGAAGAGAACACCGCGCTGCCGCTCCGGCTGGCCGGACAGCGCAAGGCCGAGGCACTTGCCGCGGCCCGTGAGGTCCTGGGCCGGCTCGGCGTCGCGGAACTGCGCGAACGACGTCCGTCGCAGGTGTCCGGAGGTCAGAGTCAACGCGTCGCAGTTGCACGTGCGTTGGTGCACAGGCCGGCCGTCGTCTTCGCGGATGAGCCCACCGGCTCTCTGGACAGTAGTAATGCCACGACCGTGCTGGACGAGTTCCTCACCCTTGCGCGTGCACAGGGGACGGCTGTCGTGCTCGTCACGCACGACACGCAGGTGGCAGCCCGAGCCGACAACCGCTACACCATGTGCGACGGTCTGCTCACCGCCGAAGTGCGGGAGGCGTCGTGA
- a CDS encoding FtsX-like permease family protein, whose protein sequence is MVPYGSEPLTRIFVAVGDTPIAPPPGLRELPGPGEVFVSPRLHELLGTDADLAHLLPGKEMGLISAQGLAHPDELYAYIGASEGELKTGGHMTGFGGPYTRFPTVEPSTLDILRFTLAGVVLLPLAVFLSVCARLSAASRMRRLAALRLLGLSRKGTQRVNAAETVAAALLGAVLGLGAYWIVNQLVSRVGLPGFKWYPADGSPSATTLLICLVGCPVLAWFVGRAGAQRAAANPLAVRRSAVKKPPRLWGLLPLVPGVGIVIGYCVAGATGHVPTDTALSAFLMPLAVVLVGVGLVLSLPILSRALARKVARSTGSLSLSLAMRRNEVEPGGALRVATGLVLLVYAASLTQGVLIELDHVSKNTSPVQVYTMGLENVPENKEWALTNVPRLRSHIILADSWTDADGEKWPTSISAVIATCGQLRRMASAVENCVEGRPARLMVPGFAYDEESKPGSRFPFRLRNSEGQHRVVTVQVPRQTVRYHDDTAQQLVGSGTVLIPPSSLPAGYRPEGRATLALLSSSAPGTVRSVLEGIAAVDSTIEVETRNVDPAALQQITVIKTLLAVGMILGLIIGVAAYLVAATDRAVERRPQVTALSLLGARPWTLRAVQVAQVVLPLAVGLVLAVVTGKMAESSYLVTGGGAVFWDSAGVPLLLASACGVVVVAALGALPLIGRRIDPELIRRD, encoded by the coding sequence ATGGTTCCCTATGGCTCCGAACCACTCACCCGGATCTTCGTAGCCGTGGGAGACACGCCCATCGCACCGCCACCCGGGCTGCGTGAACTCCCTGGCCCTGGGGAGGTGTTCGTGTCCCCTCGGCTGCACGAGCTTCTCGGAACGGATGCCGATCTCGCTCACCTTCTGCCGGGGAAAGAGATGGGTCTCATTTCCGCGCAGGGACTGGCTCACCCCGACGAGCTGTACGCCTACATCGGTGCCAGCGAAGGGGAACTCAAAACAGGCGGTCACATGACGGGTTTCGGGGGGCCATACACGCGTTTTCCCACCGTGGAGCCCTCGACACTCGACATCCTGCGCTTCACTTTGGCAGGCGTCGTGCTGCTTCCTCTGGCGGTATTTCTCTCCGTGTGTGCGCGGCTGTCCGCTGCCTCACGCATGAGGCGGTTGGCAGCGTTGCGCCTGCTCGGACTGAGCAGAAAGGGTACGCAGCGCGTCAACGCAGCCGAGACGGTTGCTGCGGCCCTGCTCGGAGCCGTCCTCGGCCTGGGGGCCTATTGGATCGTCAACCAACTGGTTTCACGGGTGGGACTGCCTGGATTCAAGTGGTATCCGGCCGATGGATCGCCGTCCGCGACCACACTCCTCATCTGCCTGGTGGGTTGTCCGGTGCTTGCTTGGTTCGTGGGCCGGGCCGGAGCACAAAGGGCTGCGGCCAACCCGTTGGCGGTGCGGCGCAGCGCAGTGAAGAAACCGCCTCGGCTGTGGGGTCTGCTCCCGCTTGTCCCAGGAGTTGGCATCGTCATCGGGTACTGCGTGGCCGGTGCGACGGGACACGTACCCACGGACACCGCGCTGTCCGCGTTCCTGATGCCGCTCGCCGTCGTGCTGGTCGGTGTCGGACTCGTGCTTTCGCTCCCGATCCTCTCGCGCGCCCTCGCACGGAAGGTGGCCCGATCCACCGGTTCCCTGTCCCTCAGCCTTGCGATGCGTCGCAACGAGGTTGAACCGGGTGGTGCCCTCCGGGTCGCAACCGGCCTGGTACTGCTGGTCTACGCGGCGTCGCTCACTCAGGGTGTGCTCATCGAACTGGATCACGTATCCAAGAACACCTCGCCGGTCCAGGTCTACACCATGGGGCTTGAAAACGTTCCCGAGAACAAAGAGTGGGCCCTGACGAACGTGCCGAGACTCCGCAGCCATATCATTCTCGCGGATTCGTGGACGGACGCCGACGGCGAAAAGTGGCCGACGAGCATCAGTGCTGTAATCGCCACCTGCGGGCAACTGCGAAGGATGGCCTCGGCGGTCGAGAACTGCGTCGAGGGACGCCCTGCGCGGCTGATGGTTCCGGGCTTTGCGTACGACGAGGAAAGCAAGCCAGGAAGCCGTTTCCCCTTCCGCCTGCGGAACTCTGAAGGACAACACCGGGTCGTCACGGTGCAGGTGCCACGCCAGACGGTTCGGTATCACGACGACACGGCACAGCAGTTGGTCGGCAGTGGCACCGTCCTGATCCCGCCGTCCTCCTTGCCCGCTGGCTATCGTCCTGAGGGCAGAGCCACTCTCGCCCTTCTGAGCAGCTCCGCCCCCGGGACCGTGCGCTCCGTACTCGAAGGCATCGCGGCCGTGGACTCTACGATCGAGGTCGAGACGCGGAATGTGGACCCCGCCGCCCTCCAGCAGATCACCGTCATCAAGACCCTCCTCGCCGTGGGCATGATCCTTGGCCTGATCATCGGCGTTGCGGCCTACCTCGTCGCCGCCACCGACCGAGCCGTGGAACGCCGGCCGCAGGTCACCGCGCTGTCGTTGCTCGGGGCCAGACCCTGGACGCTGCGGGCCGTTCAGGTCGCGCAGGTCGTATTGCCGCTGGCCGTCGGGCTGGTACTCGCGGTGGTGACCGGGAAGATGGCCGAGTCCAGTTACCTGGTGACCGGCGGCGGGGCTGTTTTCTGGGACAGCGCTGGGGTGCCACTGCTTCTCGCCTCCGCTTGCGGCGTTGTGGTCGTCGCCGCCCTTGGCGCTCTGCCGTTGATCGGGCGGCGGATCGATCCGGAGCTGATTCGGCGGGACTGA
- a CDS encoding helix-turn-helix domain-containing protein: MTTPAGNTWLKAARIAAGYPSQQALADALGVGVRQVRRWESDSPPWPQPEVAQALTRLLGQDLESLGFASPSRVPDRGRRAVFGATAAIGLATVPTQTVAVQPATAADDYCAITRSHRRLYWSVAPATLHPAALSHAALGCALLPETAGQTRQRIAAALAETCLLAGRIEFFDLRDPARAQDTFLRALQAAGEADDALLGAAILAHTAFIPGWAGEREAAVERMVAARTYARRGLASAQLLAWLDAVEAECETRCGNTRTALNLIGHGEDVLASGGEYQSPEWLDWFSPVRLAAFKGNTQLKAKHLPQARETLLGVLEALEPREEKQRSVVFGDLAAVEAAVGDLEAACRYALRALDQLERTWYAMGMERVREVRRSLAPHQHETCVRELDDRLYGWGTTVSALAR; the protein is encoded by the coding sequence GTGACCACGCCTGCAGGGAACACATGGCTCAAGGCCGCGCGAATCGCCGCTGGGTATCCCTCCCAGCAGGCACTTGCCGATGCACTCGGAGTGGGGGTCCGGCAGGTGCGCCGGTGGGAGTCGGACTCACCGCCGTGGCCGCAGCCGGAGGTCGCCCAAGCCCTGACCCGCCTCTTGGGACAGGACCTCGAATCCCTTGGATTTGCCTCTCCGAGTCGGGTCCCCGATCGTGGTCGGCGTGCGGTCTTTGGCGCAACCGCCGCCATTGGTCTCGCCACCGTTCCGACGCAGACTGTCGCAGTGCAGCCCGCAACCGCGGCCGACGACTACTGTGCGATCACACGTTCGCATAGGCGCCTGTACTGGTCTGTCGCCCCGGCCACCTTGCACCCCGCTGCCCTTTCCCATGCGGCCCTGGGCTGTGCGCTTCTCCCGGAGACCGCTGGTCAGACGCGGCAGCGGATCGCGGCTGCGCTCGCGGAGACCTGCCTGTTGGCTGGGCGGATCGAGTTCTTCGATCTGCGTGACCCTGCGCGTGCGCAGGACACGTTCCTGCGCGCACTCCAGGCTGCGGGCGAAGCCGACGATGCGCTGCTCGGAGCGGCGATTCTGGCGCACACGGCGTTCATCCCCGGCTGGGCGGGGGAGCGTGAGGCGGCGGTCGAGCGGATGGTGGCTGCGCGCACCTACGCTCGCCGGGGCCTTGCGTCTGCCCAACTGCTCGCTTGGTTGGACGCCGTTGAGGCGGAGTGCGAGACGCGCTGCGGCAACACCCGGACCGCACTGAACCTGATCGGGCACGGCGAAGACGTTCTCGCCTCAGGCGGCGAGTATCAGAGCCCCGAGTGGCTGGACTGGTTCTCGCCGGTCCGGCTGGCCGCGTTCAAGGGAAACACGCAGCTGAAGGCGAAGCACCTGCCGCAGGCCCGCGAGACCCTTCTCGGCGTACTTGAGGCCCTCGAACCCAGGGAGGAGAAGCAGCGCTCCGTCGTCTTCGGTGACCTGGCAGCCGTCGAGGCTGCCGTCGGCGACCTGGAGGCCGCATGCAGGTATGCGCTGCGCGCCCTCGATCAGTTGGAGCGGACGTGGTACGCGATGGGGATGGAGCGGGTGCGTGAGGTGAGGCGGTCACTCGCACCACACCAGCACGAGACGTGTGTACGCGAGCTGGACGACCGCCTGTACGGATGGGGAACGACGGTCAGCGCTCTTGCACGTTGA
- a CDS encoding HAD family hydrolase has product MIRAVVFDVGECLVDETREYGTWADWLGVPRHTFAAMFGAVIAQGRDYRETFEEFRPGFDLYLEREKRAEAGKPETFGEADLYPDVRDAFAALRSDGLWLGIAGNQTIRAGGILRELFADDVDLIGTSDDWGTSKPDPVFFERVAEVTPFANHEVLYVGDRVDNDLRPAVAVGMHTALVHRGPWASIQWRTEEAEKLPTFRVESLLELPFLIRDFNVQER; this is encoded by the coding sequence ATGATTCGTGCAGTGGTTTTCGACGTCGGTGAGTGCCTCGTGGACGAGACCCGCGAGTACGGCACCTGGGCCGACTGGCTCGGCGTGCCACGTCACACCTTCGCGGCGATGTTCGGCGCTGTCATCGCCCAGGGCCGCGACTACCGCGAGACGTTCGAGGAGTTCCGGCCAGGTTTCGACCTGTACCTGGAGCGGGAGAAGCGTGCAGAGGCCGGGAAGCCGGAGACATTCGGCGAGGCCGACCTGTATCCCGACGTCCGTGACGCGTTCGCAGCTCTGCGCTCGGACGGCTTGTGGCTCGGCATCGCCGGCAACCAGACCATCCGCGCCGGTGGCATCCTTCGCGAGCTGTTCGCCGATGACGTCGACCTTATCGGCACCTCCGACGACTGGGGCACCAGCAAACCCGACCCAGTCTTCTTCGAGCGTGTTGCCGAGGTCACCCCGTTCGCCAACCACGAGGTCCTCTATGTCGGCGACCGCGTAGACAACGACCTTCGGCCGGCCGTCGCTGTCGGGATGCATACAGCTCTCGTCCACCGTGGTCCATGGGCGAGTATCCAGTGGCGGACGGAGGAGGCCGAGAAGCTCCCCACCTTCCGGGTCGAGAGTCTTCTCGAACTGCCGTTCCTGATCCGTGACTTCAACGTGCAAGAGCGCTGA
- a CDS encoding excalibur calcium-binding domain-containing protein gives MTNPYAAPPTPPAPRWARKRYVLPALALALFIGMGVGNSDGNKTTDAKPTSAKPQPTVTVTTTATETAVPKPAGTVTATATATETVRVTKTVTAQAGAGAGAGADAANESSTDDNSGSVYYENCTAARAAGAAPVHAGDPGYSRHLDRDGDGVGCE, from the coding sequence ATGACCAACCCGTACGCCGCACCGCCCACACCACCCGCTCCCCGGTGGGCCCGCAAGAGATACGTCCTGCCCGCCCTCGCCCTGGCCCTGTTCATCGGCATGGGCGTCGGAAACAGCGACGGAAACAAGACGACCGACGCGAAGCCGACCTCCGCAAAGCCACAGCCGACGGTGACCGTGACGACCACGGCAACGGAAACAGCCGTACCGAAACCGGCGGGCACGGTCACCGCGACAGCAACAGCGACGGAAACGGTGCGGGTAACGAAGACGGTAACGGCGCAGGCAGGTGCCGGCGCTGGAGCCGGGGCCGACGCGGCAAACGAGAGCAGCACGGACGACAACTCCGGAAGCGTGTACTACGAAAACTGCACGGCCGCCCGAGCAGCCGGAGCCGCCCCCGTACACGCGGGCGACCCGGGCTACAGCCGCCACCTGGACCGCGACGGAGACGGAGTCGGCTGCGAATAG
- a CDS encoding SMP-30/gluconolactonase/LRE family protein yields MAPTPFASPSRRTFLGGTALAALTVTATTTPATARTTTPTPSWPTEYPLPDGWLPEGIAIGSKPYAYQGSRANGGIYRTDLRTGEGRVLYAGGAGQVAVGLKLDHDGLLYVAGSTGVARVVDARTGTLVTTHQLTETTGHFINDVTLLGDRAWFTDSQDAVLYGVPRGRAGSDIRALPLTGDWVQLPDVINANGIVGTPDGRGLIVVKSTPGELYNVNLRTGHATRIKLVGAPDVVNGDGLHLIGRTLYVVQNRLNLISVWSLDRTATTATLTRTITDPRFDVPTTAARYGNRLYLVNARFTSPQLPETTFTAVAVPI; encoded by the coding sequence ATGGCTCCCACCCCCTTCGCATCCCCGTCCCGCCGCACGTTCCTCGGCGGCACCGCCCTGGCCGCCCTCACGGTCACGGCCACGACGACCCCCGCCACAGCCCGCACCACCACCCCCACCCCCTCCTGGCCCACCGAGTACCCCCTCCCCGACGGCTGGCTCCCCGAGGGCATCGCCATCGGCAGCAAGCCGTACGCCTACCAGGGCTCCCGCGCCAACGGCGGCATCTACCGCACCGACCTGCGCACCGGCGAGGGCAGGGTCCTGTACGCGGGCGGCGCCGGCCAGGTCGCGGTCGGCCTGAAGCTCGACCACGACGGCCTGCTGTACGTGGCGGGCAGCACAGGAGTGGCGCGCGTGGTCGACGCCCGCACGGGCACACTGGTGACGACCCATCAACTAACTGAAACTACAGGCCACTTCATCAACGACGTGACCCTGCTCGGCGACCGCGCCTGGTTCACCGACTCACAGGACGCGGTCCTGTACGGCGTCCCGCGCGGCCGCGCCGGCAGCGACATCCGCGCGCTCCCCCTCACCGGCGACTGGGTCCAGCTCCCCGACGTCATCAACGCCAACGGGATCGTCGGCACGCCGGACGGCCGCGGCCTGATCGTCGTCAAGAGCACACCGGGCGAGCTGTACAACGTGAACCTCAGGACGGGCCACGCCACCAGGATCAAGCTGGTCGGCGCGCCGGACGTCGTCAACGGCGACGGCCTCCACCTCATCGGCCGCACCCTGTACGTCGTCCAGAACCGCCTGAACCTCATCAGCGTCTGGTCCCTGGACCGCACGGCCACCACCGCCACCCTGACCCGCACGATCACCGACCCCCGCTTCGACGTCCCCACCACGGCCGCGCGCTACGGCAACCGCCTCTACCTGGTCAACGCACGCTTCACCAGCCCACAACTCCCGGAGACGACGTTCACGGCGGTGGCGGTGCCGATCTGA